A genome region from Maridesulfovibrio salexigens DSM 2638 includes the following:
- a CDS encoding cobyric acid synthase: MKSFNDQSLKEQLAEIEAEKRKYSHGGNLRQLADRAGCPSSDIVDFSANINPLGPPAWLQQEVSRALAEVDRYPDPECTELTLAACEKFSVWPTECVAGNGASELISAIARVGGFKRAVIPVPCYVDYERSCKIAGLKTEHIPLDPQKAFSPDFDTLSSFLAASPALVFLAQPNNPTGTAFDPEELKVLARKHPESRFVIDESFADFVPGLQRLAGQRPPNVITVVSMTKFYAIPGLRLGLAFASPDIIMEIKNVLPCWSVNILAQKVGLRCLRDEEYERKTIETTVRLREELAQGILEVPGIRALPSQANFMLCQVQRVGMDASGLIEHLIKNRVAVRHCDNFDGLDSTYFRIAVRTEEENRVLLDGLRSFSGMEVAAPKPRKTPALMIQGTCSNAGKSILAAAFCRIFLQDGFKVAPFKAQNMSLNSFVTDDGLEMGRAQVTQAAACKMSPDVRMNPVLLKPGSDIGSQVIVMGKPVGNMKVQKYVEYKPTAFEAVKDAYDSLSSDADVMVIEGAGSPAEINLKQHDIVNMAMADYAEAKVIITGDIDRGGVFASLAGTMDLLDPKERELVCGFLLNKFRGDASLLTPALDFTLSHTGKPVLGTIPYIANLGLPDEDSVSFKEDLKKSGSDSKRKDCVDVVCIDLPRISNFTDIDSLKGEPDVSLRVVDKPEDLGTPDAIILPGSKSTLTDLAHLRESGLADAVKELRDKAVIVGICGGFQMLGQFISDPDEIESGGSAEGLALLPLQTTLAPEKTLTRTVGMHSQSKLEVVGYEIHHGKTEPLLPTVRAAIVPQGIAGGVPISKVLGFGSESGLIWGTYLHGIFDADEFRRWFVDSLRARKGLPKLGKVQSVFNMEEGLDRLASVVRENVDMNAVYAALGFKV; encoded by the coding sequence ATGAAGTCTTTTAACGATCAGTCTTTAAAAGAACAACTTGCTGAAATTGAAGCTGAAAAAAGGAAATATTCCCACGGCGGTAATTTGCGCCAATTAGCGGATCGGGCTGGGTGTCCTTCTTCCGATATTGTGGATTTTTCGGCCAATATCAATCCGCTGGGACCTCCAGCGTGGTTGCAGCAGGAAGTTAGCAGGGCTCTTGCCGAAGTGGATCGTTATCCTGACCCTGAATGTACTGAGCTTACCCTTGCGGCTTGCGAGAAGTTTTCGGTCTGGCCCACGGAGTGCGTGGCCGGGAACGGTGCTTCAGAATTGATCTCGGCCATTGCGCGGGTGGGCGGATTCAAGCGGGCTGTTATCCCGGTTCCCTGTTATGTGGATTATGAGCGTTCCTGCAAGATTGCCGGATTGAAGACCGAGCATATTCCTCTTGATCCGCAAAAAGCCTTTTCCCCCGATTTTGATACCCTTTCATCTTTTCTCGCTGCTTCTCCGGCCTTAGTTTTTCTGGCGCAGCCGAATAACCCCACCGGTACAGCCTTTGATCCTGAAGAACTCAAGGTGCTGGCCCGCAAGCACCCTGAGTCCCGGTTTGTGATTGATGAATCTTTTGCCGATTTTGTTCCGGGATTACAGCGTTTGGCCGGACAACGTCCTCCCAACGTAATCACCGTTGTTTCCATGACCAAATTTTACGCTATCCCCGGTTTGCGGCTGGGGCTGGCATTTGCATCGCCTGATATCATCATGGAGATCAAAAATGTGCTGCCTTGCTGGTCTGTGAATATCTTGGCTCAGAAGGTCGGGCTGCGTTGCCTACGCGATGAGGAATACGAGCGCAAAACCATTGAGACTACGGTCCGTTTGCGTGAAGAGCTGGCGCAGGGAATTCTGGAAGTTCCCGGTATTCGTGCTTTGCCGTCGCAAGCCAATTTCATGCTTTGTCAGGTGCAACGGGTAGGCATGGATGCTTCCGGGCTCATCGAGCATCTGATCAAGAATCGTGTGGCGGTTCGCCATTGCGATAACTTTGATGGATTGGATTCCACTTATTTCCGTATTGCTGTGCGTACTGAGGAAGAGAATCGGGTCCTTCTTGACGGATTGCGTTCTTTCTCCGGTATGGAAGTTGCCGCTCCCAAGCCCAGAAAAACTCCGGCTCTGATGATTCAGGGCACCTGTTCCAATGCCGGTAAATCAATTCTTGCTGCGGCCTTCTGTCGTATCTTTTTGCAAGATGGCTTTAAAGTAGCTCCGTTTAAAGCTCAGAACATGTCACTTAATTCTTTCGTTACTGATGACGGTCTGGAAATGGGCAGGGCGCAGGTCACTCAGGCTGCGGCCTGTAAGATGTCGCCGGATGTACGTATGAATCCGGTCCTCCTTAAACCGGGGAGTGACATAGGCTCGCAGGTAATTGTCATGGGCAAGCCCGTGGGCAATATGAAAGTTCAGAAGTATGTGGAGTACAAGCCGACCGCTTTTGAAGCGGTTAAGGATGCTTACGATTCTCTGAGCAGCGATGCTGACGTGATGGTTATTGAAGGCGCGGGAAGTCCTGCGGAGATCAACCTCAAGCAGCACGATATCGTTAACATGGCAATGGCTGATTATGCCGAAGCAAAGGTGATCATTACCGGTGATATTGACCGGGGCGGCGTCTTTGCCTCCCTCGCCGGAACCATGGATTTACTGGACCCGAAAGAAAGGGAACTGGTTTGCGGATTCCTGCTCAATAAATTTCGCGGGGACGCTTCGCTTTTGACCCCGGCACTTGATTTTACACTGAGCCATACCGGAAAGCCCGTACTCGGGACTATCCCATATATCGCCAACCTCGGTTTGCCGGATGAAGACTCTGTTTCATTCAAGGAAGATTTGAAAAAATCCGGTTCAGATAGCAAACGTAAAGACTGCGTTGACGTGGTCTGCATTGATCTGCCGCGCATTTCCAATTTTACTGATATTGATTCACTTAAGGGCGAGCCGGATGTTTCTTTGAGAGTGGTTGATAAACCTGAAGATCTCGGAACTCCTGACGCAATAATTCTTCCGGGGAGCAAATCCACCCTCACGGATCTTGCCCATCTGCGTGAATCCGGGCTGGCAGACGCTGTGAAAGAACTGCGTGATAAGGCGGTAATTGTGGGCATCTGCGGCGGTTTTCAGATGCTGGGGCAGTTTATCAGTGATCCGGATGAAATTGAATCCGGCGGTTCAGCTGAAGGGTTGGCACTGTTGCCTTTGCAGACCACCCTTGCCCCGGAAAAGACCCTGACCCGAACCGTGGGTATGCACTCCCAGAGCAAGCTGGAGGTTGTCGGTTATGAAATTCATCATGGTAAGACCGAGCCTCTCTTGCCCACAGTGCGGGCAGCTATTGTTCCGCAAGGTATTGCCGGAGGAGTTCCTATTTCCAAGGTTTTGGGATTCGGTTCCGAGTCCGGTTTGATTTGGGGAACTTATTTGCATGGTATTTTTGATGCTGATGAATTCAGGCGCTGGTTTGTAGATTCCCTTCGTGCCCGCAAAGGGCTGCCTAAGCTAGGCAAGGTGCAGTCTGTTTTCAATATGGAAGAGGGGCTTGATCGCCTTGCTTCCGTTGTCCGCGAGAATGTGGACATGAATGCAGTTTATGCTGCTCTTGGTTTTAAGGTGTAG
- a CDS encoding cupin domain-containing protein, which yields MKYQAINFKDKLSKFQEHWSPRVIAEMNDYQFKLAKLKGEFVWHDHKDTDETFMVIEGELDILFRDGKVTLNAGEMYVIPKGVEHKPVAEKECKVMLIEPRGVVNTGDADGGKLTAENDVWI from the coding sequence ATGAAGTATCAAGCCATCAATTTCAAGGATAAACTTTCGAAATTCCAAGAACATTGGTCTCCACGCGTAATTGCGGAAATGAACGATTACCAGTTCAAACTGGCCAAGCTGAAAGGGGAATTCGTCTGGCACGACCACAAAGATACGGATGAAACATTCATGGTCATCGAAGGAGAACTGGATATCCTCTTCCGGGATGGAAAAGTAACCCTTAATGCCGGAGAAATGTACGTGATCCCCAAAGGGGTAGAACACAAACCTGTTGCTGAAAAAGAATGCAAGGTCATGCTCATTGAGCCGCGCGGAGTTGTGAACACCGGCGATGCTGATGGCGGGAAACTTACTGCTGAGAATGATGTTTGGATTTAA
- a CDS encoding radical SAM/SPASM domain-containing protein → MLYAELITMFNLEFNSSCNLRCKWCALDHGKERKIMPREVLEKVMQELGSGVFKNLRRIDLHNGGETLLHPDLPGMLSVIRRHRPSIPSSVTIGLLTNGMLLTPKVSEQICRSRAVTQVRFSIDGGSPAAFESIRKGAKWEVVRRNVEAFMEINRRAKEPVQTEIICMIPAEGLPDGGMAPEFAALLQLADKVSVRNPHNWDGSVDLGVDDSGYQVIAEQRVGEVCFLLQKNLVVLPEGKVTVCCNDLNERGVFGSVLESTLEELAAHPTRLEMIRAFKEGRKDELELCKGCTGFYAP, encoded by the coding sequence ATGTTATATGCTGAATTGATTACAATGTTTAATTTGGAGTTTAATTCTTCCTGTAACCTGCGTTGCAAGTGGTGTGCGTTGGACCATGGGAAGGAACGGAAGATCATGCCTCGCGAAGTGCTTGAAAAGGTCATGCAGGAGCTGGGCTCAGGGGTTTTCAAGAATTTGCGGCGTATCGACCTGCATAATGGCGGTGAAACCCTTCTGCATCCCGATTTACCGGGGATGCTTTCCGTAATCCGCCGTCACCGCCCTTCCATCCCTTCGTCGGTAACCATCGGTCTCTTGACCAACGGCATGCTGCTTACTCCCAAAGTTTCCGAACAAATCTGCCGTAGCAGGGCGGTTACACAGGTCCGTTTCAGTATTGACGGTGGTTCTCCTGCTGCATTTGAATCAATTCGCAAAGGAGCAAAGTGGGAAGTTGTTCGGCGAAATGTTGAGGCTTTTATGGAGATCAATCGCCGCGCCAAGGAACCTGTGCAGACTGAGATAATTTGTATGATCCCGGCAGAAGGTCTTCCCGATGGCGGAATGGCCCCGGAATTTGCTGCACTCCTTCAATTGGCGGATAAGGTCAGCGTGCGTAATCCGCATAATTGGGACGGCAGTGTCGATCTCGGCGTTGATGACAGCGGCTATCAGGTGATTGCCGAGCAGCGTGTAGGCGAGGTCTGCTTCCTGCTGCAAAAGAATCTGGTCGTCCTGCCCGAGGGCAAAGTCACGGTCTGCTGCAATGATCTCAACGAGCGAGGCGTATTCGGCTCTGTGCTGGAAAGCACCCTAGAAGAACTTGCCGCTCATCCCACCCGTCTGGAAATGATCCGGGCATTCAAGGAAGGGCGTAAGGATGAGCTGGAGTTGTGTAAGGGGTGTACGGGATTTTATGCTCCCTAA
- a CDS encoding tetratricopeptide repeat protein: MKLFTDRKLILALCLAVMGILCAGVMNVFASAAADSDKWWEAITPEGKLIIIAFAVAGIAVVIVYFSVLKPKMPGSGKSDFTLKKYEEDLRDKVAELKVDLQLLRDADSPESRKISAALKEAEQRLLFVETGYADSLKAITGLAEELEILRGWVSETEIESAESMLASGDSAEARSIWTRIAEESGVKRKAYARREADAYFHLGLLAKNDLDYDAAMDALVKGIETGKAGVVHIYEAGQLALIIEDYWQAEALFKQGLGMACDTHECTRSIISKCQTGLGDVFMHSNKFNEALPLYESALAAAVSIYGEESVPVADGCTRVAQCKRKTGAHEEAAELCRRAFSIYSKLLPDAHPKFITARRRCKVE; encoded by the coding sequence ATGAAACTATTCACTGACAGAAAATTGATACTTGCCTTGTGCCTTGCAGTAATGGGAATTCTCTGTGCCGGCGTAATGAATGTATTTGCTTCCGCAGCAGCAGATTCAGACAAATGGTGGGAGGCTATTACTCCGGAAGGCAAGCTTATAATTATTGCTTTTGCTGTTGCAGGCATTGCTGTGGTTATCGTGTATTTTTCTGTCTTGAAGCCCAAGATGCCCGGTAGCGGTAAGTCCGATTTTACTCTTAAAAAATACGAAGAAGACCTGCGTGATAAGGTGGCGGAATTAAAAGTTGATTTGCAGTTGCTTCGTGATGCCGATTCACCGGAATCCCGTAAAATATCCGCAGCTCTTAAAGAAGCAGAGCAGAGGTTGCTTTTTGTCGAGACAGGGTATGCTGATTCGCTAAAAGCAATTACCGGTCTTGCTGAAGAACTGGAGATTTTGCGCGGATGGGTATCTGAAACTGAGATCGAATCCGCCGAATCCATGCTCGCTTCAGGGGATAGTGCAGAGGCGCGCTCCATCTGGACCAGAATTGCAGAAGAGTCCGGCGTAAAGCGGAAAGCTTATGCAAGGCGTGAAGCTGATGCTTATTTTCATCTGGGGTTGCTGGCTAAGAATGATCTTGATTACGATGCAGCTATGGATGCTCTGGTTAAGGGGATCGAGACCGGTAAGGCCGGGGTCGTTCACATCTATGAAGCTGGCCAGCTTGCTCTGATCATTGAAGACTATTGGCAGGCAGAAGCCTTGTTCAAGCAGGGCTTGGGTATGGCTTGCGACACTCATGAGTGTACCCGGAGTATTATTAGTAAATGCCAGACCGGATTGGGCGATGTCTTCATGCATTCCAACAAATTTAATGAGGCCCTGCCCCTCTATGAATCCGCGCTAGCGGCGGCGGTATCCATTTATGGAGAAGAGTCTGTTCCTGTTGCTGATGGCTGCACCCGTGTGGCCCAGTGTAAGCGGAAAACAGGAGCCCATGAAGAAGCTGCCGAGCTGTGCCGCAGAGCGTTTAGCATTTACTCCAAGCTGTTACCGGACGCTCATCCCAAGTTCATTACTGCCCGTAGGCGCTGTAAGGTCGAATAA
- a CDS encoding ATP-binding protein: protein MLFLFRLILAAICGAAVLCLLSATHKYLMGWPLVPQSFLVPLIFGAMTGCAFYSYTLFLHKQRKVKEILEARDVQLQTVLSAAPIGIGVVVDRIFQEVNDFLCEMTGYSREELIGKSSRVVYPSDADFDLVSKYKYAQIREKGIGSVETRFQRKDGKIIHVILSSKPLDCNDWSKGVSFTVLNITKRKEAENLLSRRIVFENLVSNVASDFLNLSVGDIDRGLTEALKKICLFTGVGRAYIFLMRGNSSICDNTHEWCAENIEPQIQELQNIDLVESGSLLWETLCKRESYYIPDVSALPDDLPDKAILQVQDIWSVLIEPIYFYDQLVGFVGFDSVLEHRKWSEEDIDILSLFSKNVALVLERKKSEERLIAAKLEAESANIAKSEFLANMSHEIRTPLNGIMGMLQLMRMGEMNQKQEEQCGFAMESCKRLNKLLGDILDITRIESGHLQIVDAEFDLHNALNSVQALFKPAAIQKNIDLRVEIAGNVPKTMIGDINRLHQIFNNLIGNALKFTDSGFVLVEAYLLDRNQNGSYHILFSVSDSGIGIEDSKLDSIFNSFTQIETSRTRNYEGAGLGLAIVKQLLELMGGTLSISSEINVGTSICFSLDFEAAEQRSVADEKLPLWDKNSIKEFEVLVAEDEKVNLLTLKSFLEQYGCNVSVASDGCEVINILGAGEIKFDLIFLDIQMPKMGGLEAAHRIRGGEGGEAAKEIPIIACTAYAMAGDKEDFLASGINDYLSKPTQIGDVEKLLIKYSR from the coding sequence ATGTTGTTTCTATTTCGCTTAATCTTAGCGGCCATTTGCGGTGCTGCAGTCTTATGTCTGCTTTCCGCTACCCATAAGTATTTAATGGGTTGGCCTTTAGTACCGCAGTCCTTTTTGGTTCCATTGATTTTTGGAGCTATGACGGGGTGTGCTTTCTATTCTTATACTTTGTTTCTTCATAAGCAGCGAAAGGTAAAGGAAATTCTAGAAGCACGTGATGTTCAGCTGCAAACCGTTTTGTCTGCAGCCCCCATAGGGATAGGGGTCGTTGTTGATCGTATTTTTCAGGAAGTGAATGACTTCTTATGCGAAATGACAGGTTATTCCAGAGAAGAATTGATCGGGAAATCCTCACGTGTTGTTTATCCCAGCGATGCTGATTTTGATTTAGTCAGTAAATATAAATATGCCCAGATAAGAGAGAAAGGGATCGGTTCAGTTGAGACTAGATTCCAACGAAAAGACGGTAAAATCATACATGTCATTTTGAGTTCAAAACCTCTGGACTGCAATGACTGGTCAAAAGGAGTCTCTTTTACCGTACTTAATATTACTAAAAGGAAAGAAGCTGAAAATTTACTTTCCAGACGTATCGTTTTTGAAAATCTGGTCAGTAATGTTGCCTCTGATTTTCTAAATTTATCTGTGGGAGATATCGATAGAGGGCTCACAGAGGCTTTAAAAAAGATATGCCTTTTTACCGGAGTGGGTAGAGCCTATATATTTCTTATGCGGGGCAACAGTTCTATTTGCGATAATACCCATGAGTGGTGCGCAGAAAACATAGAACCGCAAATTCAGGAATTACAGAATATAGATTTAGTAGAGTCCGGTTCCCTTCTTTGGGAAACTCTTTGTAAAAGAGAATCTTATTACATCCCCGATGTATCAGCGCTCCCTGATGACTTACCGGATAAAGCTATCCTCCAAGTTCAAGATATATGGTCTGTGCTTATTGAACCCATCTATTTCTATGATCAGCTTGTCGGGTTTGTCGGCTTTGATTCAGTGCTTGAGCATCGGAAGTGGTCCGAAGAGGATATTGATATCCTTTCTTTGTTCAGTAAAAACGTTGCCTTGGTTCTGGAACGTAAAAAATCAGAGGAAAGACTCATTGCAGCCAAGCTGGAAGCTGAATCAGCAAATATTGCAAAGTCGGAGTTTCTGGCAAATATGTCTCATGAAATCCGAACTCCCTTAAATGGAATTATGGGCATGCTGCAATTGATGCGCATGGGCGAAATGAATCAGAAGCAGGAAGAGCAATGCGGATTCGCAATGGAATCTTGTAAGCGCTTAAATAAACTTTTGGGCGACATACTTGATATTACAAGAATTGAATCCGGGCATTTGCAAATAGTTGATGCTGAATTTGATCTACATAATGCTTTGAATTCTGTTCAGGCACTTTTTAAGCCGGCAGCCATCCAGAAAAATATTGATCTGCGTGTTGAGATTGCAGGGAATGTTCCGAAAACAATGATTGGCGATATTAATCGTCTGCATCAGATATTTAATAATTTGATTGGTAATGCTTTGAAGTTCACCGATTCAGGGTTCGTTTTAGTGGAAGCATATCTTCTGGATCGTAATCAGAATGGTAGTTATCACATTTTGTTTTCTGTTTCGGATTCAGGAATCGGGATTGAGGACAGTAAGCTCGATTCAATTTTTAATTCATTTACTCAGATAGAGACCAGCAGAACTCGAAATTATGAGGGAGCAGGTTTAGGCCTTGCTATTGTAAAGCAGCTTTTGGAATTGATGGGTGGAACTCTTTCCATAAGCAGTGAGATTAATGTTGGAACATCGATTTGTTTTTCTTTGGATTTTGAAGCTGCTGAGCAACGTTCCGTTGCAGATGAAAAACTTCCTCTTTGGGATAAAAATTCTATTAAGGAATTTGAGGTTCTTGTTGCCGAAGATGAAAAGGTAAACCTGCTTACGCTTAAGAGTTTTCTGGAGCAATATGGATGTAATGTCTCTGTTGCTAGTGACGGCTGTGAAGTTATAAATATTCTGGGTGCTGGGGAAATAAAGTTTGATTTGATTTTTCTGGATATCCAGATGCCGAAAATGGGTGGGCTTGAAGCCGCTCACCGGATCCGTGGCGGAGAGGGTGGAGAGGCTGCTAAAGAGATTCCAATCATAGCATGCACCGCATACGCCATGGCAGGGGATAAAGAAGATTTTCTTGCTTCGGGTATAAATGACTATTTGTCCAAACCCACACAGATTGGTGATGTTGAGAAGCTTCTGATTAAATATTCAAGATAA
- a CDS encoding KAP P-loop domain-containing protein codes for MPNQHIKEYLDYYIQSKNPEHAVMINGAWGSGKTWFIKDYVDNYEQPEDEIKFVHVSLYGLKTTEDIDNEIFRQAFPVLSSKPMVIGKAVAKGFIRGFLKIDLDGDKQNDLQFDLKEMEGAFSSKDLSLDNLILIFDDVERTSINTIELLGYINNFVEIQNYKAVLLCNEEALRTKFDKDENPNSTYKYQEIIEKLIGTTFYIISSHSEAIKYFINEIEDSQSKVICENNIRVIEKIFCESEHKNLRDIKRSLWGYTRLMNTLCKNERIKHNTEFQSHILALFIIYSLENRNENFKIDNMGPMFADMKHEYWNEETKIKLHKYSSINAIDPCVPFGVWRHLLLSEDYLSNDEIIKNCLTSSYFDGAKTPLWKKIYLYHTLEEEEFAKLLKMGEVKFKAKDFENHQELLHTFGIFLNLTRIGFTQIGEDELFKLSKEYIQKIAAEYVLPTPTSIFDSYQFIKEFEEYDNYAFQNHDDPKFKKLTHLISDLRQENIDSFYDKKAEHLLRTLSRDRALFCRQIACDDVAISMQRDKTLQHVNIDDFINKFCKLKNIEKPQIVKAFYTRYNVENVTELYTETTWLTKLNNKIKTKATKCRGKIAHIHLKDFSKTLDNILKRLNETTNKIE; via the coding sequence ATGCCGAACCAACATATCAAAGAATATTTGGACTACTACATACAATCGAAAAATCCCGAACATGCAGTCATGATTAATGGAGCGTGGGGTTCAGGGAAAACGTGGTTTATCAAAGACTATGTAGATAACTACGAACAGCCGGAAGACGAAATCAAATTCGTTCACGTCAGTCTGTACGGCCTGAAGACAACAGAAGACATAGATAACGAAATTTTTCGGCAAGCTTTTCCTGTTTTGTCTTCCAAGCCCATGGTTATTGGTAAGGCCGTTGCCAAGGGATTTATACGAGGTTTTCTGAAAATTGATTTGGATGGTGATAAACAAAATGATTTGCAATTTGATTTGAAAGAAATGGAAGGAGCATTCAGCAGCAAAGATCTAAGTTTAGATAATCTTATTTTGATATTTGATGATGTGGAACGGACATCGATTAATACGATTGAATTGCTGGGGTATATTAATAACTTTGTTGAGATTCAAAATTATAAAGCGGTGCTATTATGCAATGAAGAAGCATTAAGAACTAAATTTGATAAAGATGAAAACCCCAATTCAACGTACAAATACCAAGAAATTATAGAAAAATTAATCGGCACTACATTTTATATCATCTCCTCTCATTCTGAAGCCATTAAATATTTCATCAATGAAATTGAAGATTCACAAAGTAAAGTAATCTGTGAAAACAATATAAGAGTAATAGAGAAAATTTTTTGCGAATCAGAGCATAAAAATCTTAGAGACATAAAGCGAAGCCTGTGGGGATACACCCGTTTAATGAACACTCTATGCAAAAACGAAAGAATTAAACACAACACTGAATTTCAATCACATATACTTGCCTTATTCATTATATATAGTCTTGAAAATAGAAATGAAAATTTTAAAATTGACAACATGGGTCCAATGTTTGCTGATATGAAACATGAATATTGGAATGAGGAGACTAAAATTAAACTTCATAAATATTCATCAATCAATGCAATAGATCCCTGCGTCCCATTTGGTGTTTGGAGACACCTTCTCCTTTCAGAAGATTACCTTAGCAACGATGAGATAATTAAAAATTGCTTAACTTCTTCATACTTTGATGGAGCCAAAACCCCTTTATGGAAAAAAATATATTTATACCACACCTTAGAAGAAGAGGAGTTTGCCAAGCTGCTAAAGATGGGTGAAGTAAAATTTAAGGCTAAAGACTTTGAAAACCACCAAGAACTTCTACATACCTTCGGAATATTTTTAAACTTAACACGAATAGGCTTCACACAGATCGGCGAGGATGAACTATTCAAATTGTCAAAAGAATACATTCAAAAAATCGCTGCGGAATATGTCTTACCCACTCCTACTAGCATCTTTGACAGTTACCAATTCATCAAAGAATTCGAAGAATATGACAATTACGCATTCCAAAATCACGACGACCCAAAGTTCAAAAAATTAACTCATCTTATCAGCGATTTAAGACAAGAGAACATAGACAGTTTCTATGATAAAAAAGCAGAGCACTTACTAAGGACCCTCTCAAGAGATAGAGCTCTTTTCTGTAGGCAAATAGCATGTGATGATGTTGCAATTTCAATGCAAAGAGACAAAACACTACAGCACGTCAACATTGACGACTTTATAAATAAATTTTGTAAATTAAAAAACATTGAAAAACCACAGATTGTAAAAGCATTCTACACCCGTTACAACGTAGAAAACGTCACAGAACTATATACTGAAACAACATGGCTTACCAAACTTAACAACAAGATAAAAACGAAAGCGACTAAATGTAGAGGTAAAATAGCTCATATTCATTTAAAAGATTTTTCTAAAACACTTGATAATATTCTAAAAAGACTAAACGAAACCACAAATAAAATAGAGTAG
- the lepB gene encoding signal peptidase I: MNPRWQSTVKEYVEALFIALILALFIRTFIVQAFKIPSGSMLQTLQIGDHLLVSKFSYGVKVPFTGKVVVPVGDPEYQDIIVFKYPGDPSKDYIKRVIGVPGDTVEIKNKKVFVNGKELVEPYVQYTDTTHVSTLRDNMPPRVIPENEYFVMGDNRDGSNDSRFWGNVPRENILGKAWIIYWSWGGPKTVRWDRIGDILH, translated from the coding sequence ATGAATCCCAGATGGCAGAGCACTGTGAAGGAATATGTTGAAGCTCTTTTTATCGCACTCATATTGGCTCTTTTTATCCGAACCTTTATCGTGCAGGCCTTCAAGATTCCGTCCGGTTCCATGTTGCAGACTCTCCAGATCGGAGACCATCTGCTGGTAAGCAAATTTTCCTACGGCGTGAAAGTTCCCTTTACCGGGAAGGTTGTCGTGCCGGTGGGCGATCCCGAGTATCAGGACATCATTGTCTTCAAATACCCCGGGGACCCCAGCAAGGATTACATTAAAAGGGTTATCGGCGTACCCGGTGATACTGTGGAGATCAAGAACAAGAAGGTCTTCGTTAACGGTAAGGAGCTTGTTGAGCCTTACGTGCAGTACACCGATACCACCCACGTTTCAACACTGCGCGACAATATGCCGCCCCGGGTAATTCCCGAAAACGAATACTTCGTAATGGGCGACAACCGCGATGGATCCAACGATTCCAGATTCTGGGGCAACGTTCCCAGAGAGAACATCTTAGGAAAGGCGTGGATTATCTACTGGTCTTGGGGCGGTCCCAAGACCGTTCGCTGGGATCGCATTGGTGACATCCTGCACTAA